In Georgenia soli, a genomic segment contains:
- a CDS encoding ABC transporter ATP-binding protein, producing the protein MSLEVDHVTKRFKIRKGLRSSDLVAVNDVSFSIQPGQTVALVGESGSGKSTIAKMILRLEQPTQGSITIDGVDSREGGLRNYRRLVQMVFQDPFASLNPYHSIGHHIERPLRLHKKVSGKQETRETVAELLQRVNLDPDMADRRPHELSGGQRQRVAIARALAPGARYLIADEPVSMLDVSIRLSVLNLLARLQREENLGVLYITHDLATARHFSDDIMVMYKGNVVERGASDDVILSPQHDYTKLLLDAAPEPANHGKLRQEVRDEHLASQTR; encoded by the coding sequence ATGTCGCTCGAGGTTGATCACGTCACCAAGCGGTTCAAGATTCGCAAGGGGCTCCGCTCCTCGGATCTCGTCGCCGTCAACGATGTGTCGTTCAGCATCCAGCCGGGGCAGACCGTCGCGCTCGTCGGTGAGTCCGGCTCGGGCAAGTCCACCATCGCGAAGATGATCCTGCGGCTCGAACAGCCGACGCAGGGCAGCATCACGATCGACGGCGTCGACTCCCGCGAGGGCGGACTGCGGAACTACCGGCGTCTCGTCCAGATGGTGTTCCAGGACCCGTTCGCGTCGCTCAATCCGTACCACTCGATCGGTCACCACATCGAACGGCCGCTACGCCTCCACAAGAAGGTCTCCGGCAAGCAGGAGACGCGGGAGACGGTCGCCGAGCTGCTGCAGCGCGTCAACCTCGATCCGGACATGGCGGATCGCCGACCGCACGAACTCTCCGGTGGTCAGCGTCAGCGCGTCGCCATCGCACGGGCACTCGCGCCCGGTGCGCGGTACCTGATCGCCGACGAGCCCGTGTCGATGCTCGACGTCTCCATCCGTCTCTCGGTGCTCAACCTGCTGGCCCGTCTGCAGCGTGAGGAGAACCTGGGCGTCCTCTACATCACGCACGACCTCGCCACCGCCCGTCACTTCTCTGACGACATCATGGTGATGTACAAGGGCAACGTCGTCGAACGAGGAGCATCGGACGACGTCATCCTCAGCCCCCAGCACGACTACACCAAGCTGCTGCTGGATGCGGCGCCCGAGCCGGCGAACCACGGCAAGCTTCGGCAGGAAGTTCGCGATGAACACCTCGCGTCGCAGACCAGGTAG
- a CDS encoding GNAT family N-acetyltransferase → MTDSERRGSVDGWTLEQVVGQLFCVSVGHHVDGSYGFTDTVDEVGGLIRDLHLGGVCYFPAGPGGAQPAVIAEQLSALQDHADVPLLMTIDQEGGLVTRMREPSTRWPSAMAQAAAFGGPEARWSKVTEMARASGRELRAVGVSQTYAPVADTNVEPNNPVIGIRSASSDVAEVGKFVEASVRGFAEAGVGSCLKHFPGHGDTAVDSHFGLPTLDLTLEEWHERERVPFAAGIAAGVDAVMIGHLRAPGLDPSGAPATFSRAIVSGLLREGLRFDGVIVTDAMDMAGAQVPEDERGRSGSAVACVAALAAGVDQVLMPRDVREAVAAVTHAVRAGELDEEQLRASARRIVALKTKLGLFDAPAGRRADVERHGRLARMAVSRALTWRDSGTSLRLGDDRPLVVLHDPEPPSAGRGIEDVPTVLADTLRGRGWSVEQLPLGAELPEDADIILITRDAWRFGTVAEQVREVAGRVRIALAARSPYDSAFVPEHVPMLLGYGDLPGVGEAVADALVAGVAMGALPVDLPSPTEPSTLRWRRSGSPGASPVAAVTIRPYRDEDRAAIGRICLRTGDSGGDATGKFFSDDLLPWIYAYPYVDYEPESCRVVDVDGEVVGYIIGVADVRDFVRWWKEHWRAAFAARFPDDPAWTDRERALVRKGLEPALMVPPWVDEIPAELHIDLLPVVQGMGLGRTLVDEFRAVMRERGVSRVGLGVGGRNTGAIAFYRRLGFDVVREHRNAEGEITGYAMSIDTSEGDADADAIGAAGR, encoded by the coding sequence ATGACTGACTCGGAACGTCGTGGGAGCGTCGACGGCTGGACGCTCGAGCAGGTCGTCGGCCAGCTCTTCTGCGTGTCGGTGGGGCACCACGTCGACGGTTCGTACGGCTTCACCGACACCGTCGACGAGGTGGGCGGCCTCATCCGCGACCTGCACCTCGGCGGCGTGTGCTACTTCCCGGCGGGGCCGGGCGGCGCGCAGCCGGCGGTGATCGCGGAGCAGCTCTCGGCGTTGCAGGACCACGCCGACGTGCCGCTGCTCATGACGATCGACCAGGAGGGCGGGCTGGTCACGCGCATGCGCGAGCCCTCCACCCGCTGGCCGTCCGCGATGGCGCAGGCCGCCGCGTTCGGTGGCCCCGAGGCGCGGTGGTCCAAGGTGACGGAGATGGCCCGCGCCTCCGGCCGGGAGCTGCGGGCCGTCGGTGTCTCCCAGACCTATGCGCCGGTCGCGGACACCAATGTCGAACCGAACAACCCCGTCATCGGCATCCGCTCCGCGAGCAGTGACGTCGCCGAGGTGGGCAAGTTCGTGGAGGCGAGCGTCCGAGGCTTCGCGGAGGCGGGCGTCGGGTCCTGCCTCAAGCACTTCCCGGGGCACGGGGACACCGCCGTCGACTCCCACTTCGGTCTCCCCACCCTCGACCTCACGCTCGAGGAGTGGCACGAGCGCGAGCGCGTCCCGTTCGCTGCGGGGATCGCGGCCGGCGTGGACGCGGTGATGATCGGCCACCTGCGGGCCCCGGGTCTGGACCCGTCGGGTGCACCCGCGACGTTCTCCCGCGCCATCGTGTCCGGCCTGCTCCGCGAGGGGCTGCGCTTCGACGGCGTCATCGTCACCGACGCCATGGACATGGCGGGCGCGCAGGTGCCCGAGGACGAGCGCGGCAGGTCGGGATCAGCCGTCGCCTGCGTCGCGGCGCTGGCCGCCGGCGTCGATCAGGTCCTGATGCCCAGGGACGTGCGCGAGGCCGTCGCCGCCGTCACGCACGCCGTGCGCGCCGGTGAGCTCGACGAGGAGCAGCTGCGTGCCTCGGCGAGGCGGATCGTCGCCCTGAAGACCAAGCTGGGACTGTTCGACGCCCCGGCGGGGCGGCGTGCGGACGTCGAGCGTCACGGGCGTCTGGCCCGGATGGCCGTCTCGCGGGCCCTCACGTGGCGGGACTCGGGGACATCGCTCCGGCTCGGCGACGATCGACCGCTCGTCGTGCTGCACGATCCCGAGCCCCCGAGCGCCGGCCGCGGCATCGAGGACGTCCCCACGGTGCTCGCGGACACCCTGCGCGGCCGGGGCTGGTCCGTCGAGCAGCTCCCGCTCGGCGCGGAGCTGCCGGAGGACGCCGACATCATCCTGATCACGCGCGACGCGTGGCGCTTCGGCACCGTGGCCGAGCAGGTGCGGGAGGTCGCGGGACGAGTCCGGATCGCCCTCGCGGCCCGATCGCCGTACGACTCCGCGTTCGTGCCCGAGCACGTCCCGATGCTGCTGGGCTACGGGGATCTCCCCGGGGTGGGTGAGGCCGTGGCCGACGCGCTGGTCGCCGGGGTGGCGATGGGTGCGCTGCCCGTCGACCTCCCCTCACCGACCGAGCCTTCGACACTGCGTTGGCGTCGAAGCGGATCTCCCGGCGCGTCCCCGGTCGCTGCCGTCACGATCCGCCCCTACCGCGACGAGGATCGTGCGGCGATCGGGCGCATCTGCCTCCGCACCGGCGACTCCGGCGGGGACGCGACGGGCAAGTTCTTCAGCGACGACCTGCTGCCGTGGATCTACGCCTATCCCTACGTGGACTACGAGCCCGAGTCGTGCAGGGTGGTCGACGTCGACGGTGAAGTGGTGGGGTACATCATCGGTGTCGCCGACGTCCGCGACTTCGTCCGGTGGTGGAAGGAGCACTGGCGCGCGGCCTTCGCCGCCCGATTCCCCGACGATCCGGCATGGACCGACCGGGAGCGCGCGCTCGTGCGCAAGGGTCTGGAACCGGCGCTGATGGTGCCCCCGTGGGTCGACGAGATCCCCGCCGAGCTCCACATCGACCTCCTCCCGGTCGTGCAGGGCATGGGACTCGGCCGAACGCTGGTCGACGAGTTCCGTGCCGTGATGCGGGAGCGAGGCGTGTCGCGTGTCGGCCTCGGCGTCGGAGGACGCAACACCGGTGCGATCGCGTTCTACCGACGCCTCGGCTTCGACGTCGTGCGCGAGCACCGCAACGCCGAGGGCGAGATCACCGGATACGCGATGTCGATCGACACGAGCGAAGGAGACGCTGATGCCGATGCCATCGGTGCAGCTGGGCGTTGA
- a CDS encoding ABC transporter permease: MSDKQAIIDVELAPASVPGQITITDQTVDETGGRRSKRRHLLGVDLPRMDVKLGLGLFLTLSIVLFAILGRYFTQDPRNYDNPTFAPPSAEHLLGTNNLGADVLAQMAEGARGSLLVGVTAGFIAVVLSLLFGIVAGYLGGFVDEILSLITNIMLVIPGLPLVIVIASYMETRSMWIIALVLGFTSWAGSAVVLRLQAKSLRTRDYVAAAKVAGERTHRIVLVEILPNLLPLLAAMFLSAVVLAILSEAGLSFLGLGPSGAITWGTMLNQASQHNAFHVGAWWWFLPPGALIALLGCGLSLINFSIDETINPKLRSAPEAVRAVRKAEKTARRNQRAKAAQRKVVQP, translated from the coding sequence ATGTCTGACAAGCAAGCAATCATCGACGTCGAGCTGGCTCCCGCCTCCGTGCCCGGTCAGATCACCATCACGGACCAGACGGTCGACGAGACCGGGGGCAGGCGCTCGAAGCGCCGCCACCTCCTGGGCGTCGACCTCCCGCGCATGGACGTGAAGCTCGGGCTCGGCCTCTTCCTCACGCTGTCGATCGTGCTGTTCGCCATCCTCGGCCGCTACTTCACGCAGGACCCGCGCAACTACGACAACCCGACGTTCGCGCCCCCGAGCGCGGAGCACCTGCTCGGCACCAACAACCTGGGCGCCGACGTCCTCGCACAGATGGCCGAGGGCGCCCGCGGCTCGCTGCTCGTGGGTGTGACCGCCGGCTTCATCGCCGTCGTGCTGTCGCTCCTCTTCGGCATCGTGGCGGGCTACCTGGGCGGCTTCGTCGACGAGATCCTCTCCCTCATCACCAACATCATGCTGGTGATCCCCGGCCTGCCGCTCGTCATCGTCATCGCCTCCTACATGGAGACGCGTTCGATGTGGATCATCGCGCTGGTCCTCGGGTTCACCTCGTGGGCGGGTTCGGCCGTCGTCCTCCGGCTCCAGGCGAAATCGCTGCGGACGAGGGACTACGTCGCGGCCGCGAAGGTGGCCGGCGAGCGGACCCACCGGATCGTGCTCGTCGAGATCCTTCCCAACCTGCTGCCCCTCCTCGCCGCGATGTTCCTCTCCGCCGTGGTCCTCGCGATCCTCTCCGAGGCGGGCCTGTCGTTCCTCGGCCTCGGTCCGTCGGGCGCGATCACGTGGGGCACGATGCTCAACCAGGCGTCGCAGCACAACGCGTTCCACGTGGGTGCGTGGTGGTGGTTCCTGCCGCCGGGTGCGCTCATCGCGCTGCTCGGCTGCGGCCTGTCCCTGATCAACTTCTCCATCGACGAGACGATCAACCCGAAGCTGCGCAGCGCGCCGGAGGCAGTCCGCGCGGTCCGCAAGGCGGAGAAGACCGCCCGTCGCAACCAGCGCGCGAAGGCCGCCCAGCGAAAGGTGGTCCAGCCATGA
- a CDS encoding ABC transporter ATP-binding protein, with the protein MTGSAPLSTPDHADYMAAREPVLTAEHVTIDYQAERPVRAVDDVSLVLNRGEILGLAGESGCGKTTLAYGINRLLKPPAILRSGAVTLHDKNGADIDVVGLVDEDLRKFRWDKTSMVFQGAMNALNPVLSVKAQLSDVFTTHRPSMSKQERQAASEELLSLVGVDPARLTAYPHELSGGMRQRVMIAMALALKPQVMIMDEPTTALDVVVQRGILREVMRLREQFNFAVIFITHDLPMLLEISDRIAVMKAGRIVEINTSENIYERPQHDYTKQLLRSFPSLLGDRGGFVRGKEEAHVARG; encoded by the coding sequence ATGACCGGCTCCGCACCGCTCAGCACCCCGGACCACGCGGACTACATGGCCGCCCGCGAGCCGGTCCTCACGGCCGAGCACGTCACCATCGACTACCAGGCGGAGCGTCCCGTGCGCGCCGTGGACGACGTCTCGCTCGTCCTCAACCGTGGTGAGATCCTCGGCCTGGCAGGGGAGTCGGGCTGCGGCAAGACGACGCTGGCCTACGGCATCAACCGTCTGCTGAAGCCGCCGGCGATCCTCCGCTCGGGCGCTGTCACTCTGCACGACAAGAACGGCGCGGACATCGACGTGGTCGGCCTCGTCGACGAGGACCTCCGCAAGTTCCGCTGGGACAAGACGTCCATGGTGTTCCAGGGCGCGATGAACGCCCTCAACCCGGTGCTGTCCGTGAAGGCGCAGCTCTCCGACGTCTTCACCACCCACCGTCCGTCGATGTCCAAGCAGGAGCGGCAGGCCGCCTCCGAGGAGCTGCTGTCGCTCGTCGGCGTCGATCCGGCACGACTCACCGCCTACCCGCACGAGCTCTCGGGCGGTATGCGGCAACGCGTGATGATCGCGATGGCGCTGGCGCTGAAGCCCCAGGTGATGATCATGGACGAGCCGACGACGGCGCTCGACGTGGTCGTCCAGCGCGGCATCCTGCGTGAGGTCATGCGCCTGCGGGAGCAGTTCAACTTCGCGGTCATCTTCATCACCCATGACCTGCCCATGCTGCTCGAGATCTCCGACCGCATCGCGGTCATGAAGGCGGGCAGGATCGTCGAGATCAACACGTCCGAGAACATCTACGAGCGCCCGCAGCACGACTACACGAAGCAGCTGCTGCGCTCGTTCCCGTCGCTGCTCGGCGATCGCGGCGGATTCGTTCGCGGCAAGGAGGAAGCACATGTCGCTCGAGGTTGA
- a CDS encoding beta-N-acetylhexosaminidase, protein MNTSRRRPGSAEAAARTLCLVPSPSVVDEQPGSVSLPSSLGITGNDVAIQAVRPLLRTLEDCGAIQQWSRADDGFVTIEINDLDDEAYSLRIDDDRIMLSGSDRGVRHGVQTLLALLPSACLMPGSGARAILPTVSIADAPRLGWRGLLIDVARHYMPVSWLRTVVEMLAFHKLNVLHLHLTDDQGWRMPVDAFPKLTTVGARRRETLSGPAPGNTFDGRAHGGAYTKEELRSLVAFARERGVMVVPEIDLPGHMVAAISAYPEWGSASDPLDVLTTWGISSDIINVRPETVDALRTILDEVMDVFDSPFIHIGGDEVPTRDWESSAEVAELMEREGITEIRHVQGWLMTQLVEHLKAAGRTPIVWDEAVDAGIGTDVMVQGWRSPEAIDAAIAAGHPTIASPQQHWYLNYSNTLGEDEPLGYGVGKNIATSLEEAFAYRVPDRATGAEAALWAEYVKTPEKASFQLLPRLAAVAERAWAGNNLTFDEFLPSVRAQLERYEALGWAHRPLDGPGPRWSRTLEKDGDDD, encoded by the coding sequence ATGAACACCTCGCGTCGCAGACCAGGTAGCGCCGAGGCGGCCGCCAGGACCCTCTGCCTCGTCCCGAGTCCTTCCGTCGTCGACGAACAGCCCGGCAGCGTCTCGCTGCCGTCCTCGCTCGGCATCACGGGCAACGACGTCGCCATTCAGGCGGTGCGCCCGTTGCTGCGCACGCTCGAGGACTGCGGGGCGATCCAGCAGTGGAGCCGCGCCGACGACGGCTTCGTCACGATCGAGATCAACGATCTCGACGACGAGGCCTACTCCCTGCGCATCGACGACGACCGGATCATGCTGAGCGGGTCGGACCGCGGCGTGCGGCACGGGGTGCAGACGCTGCTCGCGCTCCTGCCGTCGGCCTGCCTCATGCCAGGTTCGGGAGCCCGGGCCATCCTGCCGACGGTGTCCATCGCCGACGCCCCGCGACTCGGCTGGCGGGGGCTGCTCATCGACGTCGCCCGCCACTACATGCCCGTGAGCTGGCTCCGCACCGTCGTCGAGATGCTGGCGTTCCACAAGCTCAACGTGCTCCACCTGCACCTGACCGACGACCAGGGCTGGCGCATGCCCGTCGACGCGTTCCCGAAGCTGACCACCGTCGGTGCCCGGCGCCGGGAGACGCTCTCCGGTCCGGCCCCCGGCAACACGTTCGACGGACGTGCCCACGGCGGCGCGTACACCAAGGAGGAACTGCGCTCCCTCGTCGCGTTCGCGCGCGAGCGCGGCGTCATGGTCGTCCCCGAGATCGATCTGCCGGGCCACATGGTGGCGGCGATCTCCGCCTACCCCGAATGGGGCAGTGCCAGCGATCCGCTCGACGTGCTGACCACCTGGGGCATCTCGTCGGACATCATCAACGTGCGCCCCGAGACGGTCGACGCACTGCGCACGATCCTCGACGAGGTCATGGACGTCTTCGACTCGCCCTTCATCCATATCGGTGGCGACGAGGTCCCCACGAGGGACTGGGAGTCGTCGGCCGAGGTGGCGGAACTCATGGAGCGCGAGGGCATCACAGAGATCCGGCACGTGCAGGGCTGGCTCATGACGCAGCTGGTGGAGCATCTGAAGGCGGCCGGACGCACCCCGATCGTGTGGGACGAGGCCGTGGATGCCGGCATCGGCACCGACGTGATGGTGCAGGGGTGGCGCAGCCCGGAGGCGATCGACGCCGCCATCGCCGCGGGTCACCCGACGATCGCGTCGCCGCAGCAGCACTGGTACCTCAACTACTCGAACACGCTCGGTGAGGACGAACCGCTCGGCTACGGCGTCGGCAAGAACATCGCGACGTCGCTCGAGGAGGCGTTCGCCTACCGCGTGCCCGACCGGGCGACCGGCGCCGAGGCCGCCCTCTGGGCGGAGTACGTGAAGACCCCGGAGAAGGCATCGTTCCAGCTGCTGCCTCGTCTGGCCGCCGTCGCGGAACGGGCGTGGGCGGGCAACAACCTCACCTTCGACGAGTTCCTGCCCTCGGTGCGCGCACAGCTGGAGCGCTACGAGGCCCTCGGCTGGGCCCACCGACCGCTCGACGGTCCCGGTCCGCGCTGGTCCCGCACCCTCGAGAAGGATGGCGACGATGACTGA